Part of the Gigantopelta aegis isolate Gae_Host chromosome 15, Gae_host_genome, whole genome shotgun sequence genome is shown below.
CTACTTGGCATAAACAGCATTTCCTTCACGGAATCTTTGAcgtaaaatataaattgtagGCGAACAGACTATATCATACTGTCATATTGTGTCCAttaaaggcacattcctgagtttgctgcactgtaagatgtttccgactaatacaatatttttacaattcaacttacatgttaaatatattttcttttttagaatatcagttcctatatattcaatgtgtttttggtcgtcttaatagttgtaagaaaagtaaagtttgttttatttaacgacgccactagagcacattgaattttgtatcttatcatcggctattggacgtcaaacatatggtcattctgacactgttttttttagaggaaacccgctgtcgccacataggctgctcttttacgacaagcagcaagggatattttatttgcacttcccacaggcaggatagcacaaaccatggcctttattgaaccagttatggatcactggtcggtgcaagtggtttacacctacccactgagccttgcggagcactcactcggggtttggagtcggtatctggattacaaatcccatgcctcgactgggatctgaacccagtacctaccagcctgtagaccgatggcctaaccacgacgccactgaggccggtaataatatttgtaagaagcccaaactggattttgtcttcaaataatttcgtacgtacgaaaaaaatatattttaagaaataaaatgaaatttaacctagttcaaatattagaacggcCAGAAAcgacgtttaatatacagccactaatattttatgaagaaatatatatttgatatgtaattacaatcgttaaaacgtcgctgttagtcgataacatcttaaaaattgcagcaaactcaggaatgttcctttaaagtaACAGCCAGTTCTTTCTCGATATGGAGatgtaattaaaattgaaattgtGGCGTCATTTGTTAACTAATCAGTTAGGCTACtcttattacattttacaatggtaaattaaattatttgggtGTAATTTTTGGTAAGCATGTAATCGactttacatttcacaagaaaaagtGAATAAATGTTTCTGGctattatgcaactttgagacagTCCCTCCTAcgggggaccggcctcggtggcgtcgtggcaggccatcggtctacaggctggtaggtactgggttcggatcccagtcgagacatgggatttttaatcgagataccgactccaaaccctgagtgagtgctccgcaaggctcaatgggtaggtgtaaaccacttacaccgaccagtgatccataactggttcaacaaaggccatggtttgtgctatcctgcctgtgggaagcgcaaataaaagatcccttgctgcctgtcgtaaaaagagtagcctatgtggcgacagcgggtttcctctaaaaacagtgtcagaatgaccatatgtttgacgtccaatagccgatgataagataaaaaatcaatgtgctctagtggcgtcgttaaataaaacaaacttcttttttttcctacggggggggggggggggggggcagctaaAAGTCTCAAATCACAACCACCCATATACTTTgtaacacacccacacataataaacaatttttaaatgttaaaaataagaaCATATCACTGACGATCCTATAACACATCCACTAAATTTAAACAGTATCTCCTATATGTGTCTGATatcctgaaataaaaatacGGATACGAAACGACCAGGAATGAAAATGAACGTGTACGAAAATGACTAGAAACACAAACGACTTGGTACGAAAAACGAGACCTGCGATAAAATCTCGCGTGATGTGTCATGGCGGTTGTCAGAATGTTTTGTAGGCTTGTCAAAGGATCGAGGGCTCTGCAGGTGCTTCTGGTAGCATTTGTCGCGTTTCTGCTTTATGCATTTTACGTCTGGAAGAATGCCAACACTTTTACTACGATAACTAAAATGATATATAGTGATGTCGAACCTCGGTTGAAACCAAAACATCCCGAATCTATCGATTTATCATTCCTGCAACAGCTGCACGACGATACCGATGTTCTCACGGACAGTGGAGACGATGACGGCGACAGCCAGTTTGAACACGACGATGAAATTTATGTTATCATTACATTCAGCAAAGCAAAACAGAATTATGCACTTCAGAACAAGTTTAGGACTTGCGTGTCTTCGATGTTTTACCAAACCAGAACGCGAATCATGTTTTATATCATCGGAGATGACGTCAGTCAAAATATTGCAGAAAACATCATGCATGAAGTTTCTAACAATAACAGTtttcaggtaatattttgtCCTTGTAATATATAACATGCAGGAATGATCGGAAGTCTTGCAAAATTCTTAACTGGGGGAGTAGTTCATAAAGATAAATGTCGCggcacaatatttatttttgtgatgtttattgctgtgctaTAAggaggtccaataaatgtcaaaatgttaaaaaaaaaaaaaacatcggactgtagatgtttaccttggtgcaCTTGTGGAGGAGAGGGTGCTTCTGTAGGaaggtgttttttggggggtggggtggggggaggcatCCATATATACTGCAGCTCAGAGCACATTTTTATCTAAAAATTCTCCATTGTAGGGAAGGGTATGCACATCATTTTGACTTCATGACAGGGTGTGGTATAATCAATACAGTAGTTGCTAACTTTGTGATGTTGTAGTTTCGACTTTCGCGTAATTTTATATGAGGCATTGAATACACGTGTTTGTATGTATTGTCTTTGTGCATGTGAGAAAGACAGAGACTGAGaaagagtatgtgtgtgtgcatgagtGTGGTGTCACATCAGAGGGAGAGTGAGGGACAtggagagagagaccgagacacacacatatagagagagagagagaaggagagagactcagccttttgtttttacttttttaattattaggtACTGGTACTGGTACTTAAAAAATGtatggtacatacatgtataacttagTACGGCTAGgtgatttttaatcatggcttgTGGATTTAAAAGTCACTTATCCCAtcgctagtggatttaaaaaaaaaaaaattaattctagAAGTTCTGCTCATgcattataaacatttatttttgcatttcaGGTAATGCATCTTGATGTTCACCTACTTGCCAAAAAACTCAATCGAACAATATTTAAGATGCAGAAGTACTTCACCAAGCCAGGGGCATACTACAGTGATCCTCTTTTcttcctgtcattggtgattcATAGAGTTATGCCCCTTGACTTGCACAGAGTGATAATGCTGGATTCTGATTTGAAATTCCGGTCCGATATCAACCAGCTGTACAGACTATTTGGAGAATTTAAAGAAGAGAACATAATAGGAATTGCTAGAGAAATGCAGCCAGTATACAGACACACCTTCTGGCAGTATCGTAAAAACAATCCCGGAACTCGTGTTGGGGATCCACCACCGAACGGACTTACAGGATTCAACAGTGGAGTTCTGCTTCTTGACCTAGACAAAATGAGAAAGTCTGACCTTTATAATTCTTTAATAGACTCTGAtgcagtttttaatttgacagaAAAGTTCTATTTTAAAGGTCATTTAGGGGATCAAGACTTCTTCACCTTGCTATCTTTGGACTACgagaatttattttatattttgccATGCACGTGGAACAGACAGCTGTGTGAGTGGTGGCGACATCATGGGTATGCTGACATATTCGATGAATATTTCACATGCAAAAGTCATATCAATATTTACCATGGCAACTGCAATACACCGTTTCCAGTCTgaatatgttgttttaattattatcttgGGTGGAATGTACCTCAGTGATaaagagtgctcacctgatgtgtgatgggtccagggcttctagattatggttgccccactcccatggctagtgatattcaaggttgggctagtaaataactactattaccatgcccgatggctagtgaaattgttttggtcaaatgttccAGTTACagtaagtttattttgtaaatatgaatatcctgtccccacccccactccaatgttagtgtttttaagctttatgtccctctttaggtgacatatcttattattactattatttagtaaaattgtattaacttaaagtaaagtagggctagtgaatttttaatcatggctagtaaaaaaaaattaatcactgatcccatggctagtggatttgataaACATTGTAGAAGCCCTGGGGTCACAGGATCAATCACTCTGAGTGGACCTGTTTTATTGTCCACCATCCCAATTAAACTtgaggtttgtttttgtttaacaataccacaagagcacacttgatttattaatcattggctgttggatgtcaaacattttgtaagatAATATCTGATTGATATATTTGGTCTTGGGGAAActcgctacagttttccattaatagtaagagatctttaatatgcaccctGGGCTAACTCTGGCACTCTACAAATCCGCCAAATGTGAATTTTAAGAACcactggtgaattttattttaatttggcaaaataaattcatgtaataattgacattttgtcaGAAAATAACTTGGATTCTGCAATTGTTTaagtttaataaatcattttgtAAATTGTTTCGCTCACCCtgccaccatcccacagacatggtagcacatgccacagcatttgatataccagttgtggtacactggctgaaatgagaaatagcccaatgggctcatcgacggatcaatcctagaccaaccacgcatcagacGAACACTTTACcgctgagctatgtcccacctctACCGTCCCAACTtagttactagtatacaatgactggtacatgtatcatATGCTACCATATGTAGTGTACTGTCCCTTCTTGCCTACTGGACTGAATGAGCCAAATTTTACACTTGCCTCAATAATTCTGTCTAAACTTAGGGCTAGGCGATTTTTAAATAAACCCGAAGTCATGTAACTAATCCTACCTTTACGATTGATGActtaacatcataacaaataaaagtttttAGAATTCTGTTGAATTATTTATCTGACAAGTTGCCATTCCCTGTTGagtcattgttttaaaactattttaacaaattaatatttttaactttatatttatggtcatgttgttatatatttatcttGTTACATTACATTATGTTTGGACTATTTTTGCACATATGATGAAATGAGTTTTcatgtgaaatatttatatatgggtCAAGAATAAAGAAACTTAGAATTAGTTTactattgtttttttgtaattaagtGAGCAGGAAAAAGAATCGGGTACTGTTGTTAGGTAAACCTTGGCCCTTACAGAAACTGCTTTGTGGTACGGGTAGCATATGTGGCCACAGCAGACTCTCTGCCTTCTTTCTTctgttgtctctctctctttctctctctctctttctttctctcgttatctttctgttgatgtttctctctctttctctacaATATTTCTGTTGCTTTTTTCTCTAGTTCTCTCGATCTCTTGTTATCAATCTGATGCTTTTTCTCTACATCTCTTTTTCTTCAGTCAATGTTCCacaacttatatattaaaggttgtggtatgtactatcctgtctgtgggatgctaatcggaaagtgtaGCTTATTGCGGGGCGGCAACGTTTCCTCTCTTTATAATCTTTGTGGTCCGTAACTAATTGACTAACGCCATGATTACAATGTGTTGaatacattgttaaataaaacattccttccttcattttctTCTCTTCCTCTCTTTAAGTTGAATCTCAACAaagtcaaaataaccatgttagacttgacgtagccatagtttaaaatgtgccgaggtgttAAATAGTTCTTTCCTTTCTGTTCTGTATTGTTCAGTCGTGTGAATATacataaagtttgctttgtcttaacaacactactagagcacattgatttattagtcgactattggatgtcggacaattgataattttgacttctgtagttttcagaggaaaccagtacatttttctattagcagcaagggatcttttatatgcaccatcccacagacaggacagtacataccacagcatctgaccagttgtggtgcactggttgggacggggtcACAGTCAGGTGAGCTTTACAGGCCCAAAGAGACTAGTTCCTCTCAAACAGTTACGGACCTCAGTGGCAtcgtcgttaagccatcagacataaagactggtaggtaggtgtaagactactacaccctcttctctttcactaataacaaacccactgagctacagtatgtgcccaggacagcgtacttgaaccttaattggataaaatattttgaatgaatCAAACAGTCGCAAGTAATGTCTCATACAACCTATTTTTGAAGGGGTGCAAGCTGATTTTTGCACAATATAAACGACAAAgtccgaatctgaataacaacgtttattcattttgattgaaaacatattgtattgtacaacgaacaaaagaattgggcacaagttcactaacatttattcatatttgcaacTAAATAGCTATATAAGGTTACAAACGAATCTCAATGcatttttataatacaaatttgCCGTTGGTGAGCCCTGTAAGTATTACAAAGGAAAGCTATAATTCCAAAGgcacaattaaaatatcaggGCCGTATCCTATCAAAATCCTACGATttattcagggccgtaccctggggggggggggggggggcactactttttattaacaaattaaaccctgtgttgctattttctggagtaaaaaaaaaaaggtgagattctcTGGGGAGAAactgccccctgcccccccccccccccccccccccccccagggtacggccctgaatatTCAATTGAAGCGTAGggtctatacatgtatatatgacgCAGAGGAATGGGAaaagtattactattatattattaattttgtatgtgtgtaagaTTTTAACACTTGTTCCAGTGTAGAAATAAGAATAGTACACAGAATCATgactacaaatatattttagcacATGATAATACATTATGTAGGTTATAATACTTGCTACTTCTGCAACAATTCTCCTGCAACGTTACAATATCTATTGTTTGATTGCAACAATGTTAACCAATTGTGAAACGCAATACAACAATGGTGGATGTTGACTTAGAACAGGAATCAACATATACATTTTAGccgagattttttttttttttttttataaataatattcaaataaatgaagtaaattggcaaACAGACAAtaagcctatatatatatatatatatatatatatatatatatatatatatatatatatatatatatatatatatatatatatatatatatatatatgtctctcCACGAGATGAGGTTACATACTacataaatatgaatgaatgataaacaaaacataacattacAAAACTATAATTTCAGCCACTACATACAAACTACAAATACCGGGTTGAGTTTGAAACATACAGGACACATATTTGGACCAAGCCAAGAACTCGTGCACATATTCGTGTATACATGAgctacatttataaattatacataattaGAATTTTGAAGCGAAACATACTAATGGTGCACCAGACTAATTTCCTCAAAATGTTACGCGATTCTCTTTCTaacaaattaaatgatttaTGTTGTACAATTTCCTCAAAATGTCAAGCGATTCTCTTTTTAACgaatacaatgttttatattgtaCAATTTCCTCGAAATGTTAAGCGATTCTTTTTCTAACAAATTAAATGATTCATATCACATAATTTCCTCAAAATGTTAAGCGATTCTCTTTTTTAACgaatacaatgttttatattgtaCAATTTCCTCGAAATGTTAAGCGATTCTCTTTCTAAGAAATTAAATGATTTATATCACATAATTTCCTCAAAATGTTAAGCGATTCTCTTTTTAACgaatacaatgttttatattgtaCAATTTCCTTAAAATGTTAAGCGATTCTCTTTTTAATGAATACAATGCTTTATATTGTAGAATTTCCTCGAAATGTTAAGCGATTCTCTTTctgacaaattaaatgatttATATCATATAATTTCCTTAAAATGTTAAGCGATTCTCTTtctgacaaattaaataatttattttgtataattatttcctCGAAATGTTAGGCGATTCTCTTTCTAACGAATTAATTAAATGATAAGTATTGTTCAATTTTCTCATAATGGAACGCGATTCTCTTTTTTACGAATTAAATAAGTATTGTACACTTTCCTTGACATGTTACGCAATTCTCTTTCTTTACGAATTAAATGATAAGTATTATACAATGTCCTCAACATGTTTAATGTTACGCGGACAAGACCACCGATCCTTCACAAGCCTTGTCCAGCAGAGTATCCGTTCTGACGCCGCCCAGAATGTCCAGCTGGGACACAGTGATGCCGAGTTCTCTGTTGAGCCAGTTGACCATCTCGACGGCCATCAGGGAGTCCACGCCGTACTCGACCATCGGCCTGGACAGGTGCACGTCCGACTCGGGCATGTCCAGAAGACTGGACAGCTTCTTTTTGACCCTCAACGCCAGGTCTTCTCGGCTCACTTTGACGTCAGAGTCTGAAAAATACATGACATACaattaaaggtttgttttgtttaatgacatcattagagcagtggggacgggacgtaaaccaatggtacagtgctcgctcgctCGAATCGGTGCTCGCTcgattttatatgcactatcgcatataccacggcctttgatataccagtcgtggcgcactggctggaacaagaaataacccaattgttccactgacgaggatcgatcctagaccgaccgcgcatcaatcgagcccattaccattgggctatgtcccgcccctatgggatgaaaagttaaagtttgtttcttttaacggcaccactagatcacattgatttattaatcatcaactataaAATTCATCTTCCATAGTTCTAAAACGACATGTAGGCTACCTCTGAAAAGAACGGTTGTGGAGACGGCGGCTGGAGTCTTTTAATCCGATTCAAGATTACACAGACTCttcaagtgtgttacaggtttgtaactacCAAATTTAGTGTCAATCTTTATAGactgaaactaggatctgcgactttaagagtaaataaagtaaagtttgttttatttaacgacgccactagagcacattgattttttatcttatcatcggctattgaacgtcaaacatatggtcattctgacactgttttttttttagaggaaacccgctgtcaatacataggctactcttttacgacaggtagaaagggatcttttatttgcgcttcccacagacaggatagcacaaaccatggcctttgttgaaccagttatggatcactgatcggtgcaagtggtttacacctacctattgagccttgctgagcactcactcagtgattgggagtcggtatttggattaaaaattccatgcctcgatgggatccgaacccagtacctacaagcctgtagaccgatagcttaaccacgacgccaccgaggccggtcttaagAGTAAATACGTTTAGTGGGTTGAACATGCAATGGTAGGCCTACCTTGTCCAGAGCCGTCTGACATCTTGTGAAGATTTGTGAACTGTGGACATCCTTCGTACACGTGTGTCTGTAGAGTATTCCAGTTCTGAAAATGacgaaacaacgaaatgaaTTCTGCTCTGATTTTAGCGCCAAAACGTtagtatgtcaaaggttatgaggggaattttgtttttagttatttaatgaaaattgaCCGCAAATCTATAGGCTGTTTCGCATCTGCAATTATGTTAATGTaaggaaagaaaaataatttattccCTAGATTAAATAATGAActtattgcttttttttttttttacaaaatgaaaaGATACATAATGTTGTGAATTTGGCGTTAGGCTCCATTTTGTGAATATCAGTTTTTACAGgtgttccagaattgatcacatGTGGAAGGTGTGTGGGTGGCATGCATTTTTACTAGTTTATGCTTGATGGCTCGGCTGTGTTTTCTTTCTCTCATGCGCACATGGTttgaatacaattttattttatggataTTTGgcgtacaaaacaaaaaacaccacccCCTTTACGTGATCGATTCGAGAACAGTCATAAAGCATTTAAATAGGATAAATACCttcatcccaccccacccccaccccccaattcATATAAGTTCGCTTTCTCGcaccagccaatgcaccacgactggtaaatcaaaggccgtggtatgtgctatcctgtctatcagatggtacatataaaagatcccttgctgctaatagcaaagagtagcccatgaagtggcgacagcgggtttcctctctcaatatctgtgtggtccttaaccatatgtctgacgccatataaccgtaaataaaatgtgttgagtgcgtcgttaaataaaacatttccttcctataaGATGGCCTTATGGTCCTTACCATATTTGCATAGGCTATGACCGGGTGTTCCTTCTGTTGGACGAGTTGGTCTAAGTTGGAAACTACTTCGTCAACGTGAAGCGGCAACAGTCCTCTAGCCTTCAAAATCTCTCCAGCCACCATGTTACTCTTGAGGATACCTGCACCAGTTACCGCCCCCAGCTGAATGGCTAGTCCAGGCAACCCCTGTAGGTGGCGGTGCTGTGCCAGTGACTCGAGGAAGACGTTGGCGCTGATGTAGGCACTCTGCTCGATGTTCCCAGACACAGTTGTAATCGATGACATCATCACGAAATAGTCAATGTTTTTGCTTTCGGTTGCTAAATGAAGATTCATCGCAGATCTAGCCTTTGAATCTAAGACTCTTTTTAGCTTTTCCTGGCTCAATTTTAAGATGGAATCATCTTCAGCCACTCCAGAGAGATGGAATACCCCTTTCAGAGGAAGACCGGTGCTTTCTTCCAGTTTTGTAATGGCATTATTCACTTGTTCGAGTGACGTCATATCAATCTTTAGGTCAAGGACGTGGACGCCGTCATCGTGTAGACTGTTCAGAGTCAACTTCTGCTCAAGGGTTTGGAATCCTTTCCTGGTCACAACACCAATATGTTCTGCGCCTCTCTCTGCCATCCATCGGAGAAGGCTCAAGCCTATTCCTCCAGTACCTCCAGTAACGAGGTAAACTGCATCACTGTCAAACCGAGCAGCTGATGCACTGACACAAGGAGGGATGTATCCATCATCTATGGCCATAACTATTTTACCAATGTGGGATCCACCCATCATGGTCTTGAATGCCGTTTTGACGTCGTCCATTCCATGCGAGGTCGTTTTGATTGGTTGTATTACTCCTGCGTTCATCATCTGCTGGACTTTGTGTAGAATCTGCTGCACACGCTGTGGCTGGGATACCATAAGCAGGTCCAGCTGAACGGAAAGGAAGGACTTGTTTTCGAGGAACACACGAGAATGAAGACTGCTGTCTTCGAGGATGTCTCGCTTCCCAATCTCACAAAATCTGCCACCATCTCCTAACACCATCAATCCAGCTTTTAATCTGTCGCCActtagtgaattcaaaatgacGTCAACTCCTTTCCCGTTTGTCCAGTTCATCACATCTTCTTGGAACTGCAAAGATCGCGAATCAGTGACGAGCCGAATTCCACAGTGTTCTTTCAGAAATGTTCTCTTATCCTCTGTGCCTGCAGTACATATGATATTGGCACCAATCAAGTTTGCGAGCTGGATGGCTGCTTGACCAACACCACCAGCAGCAGAATGGATCAGAATAGTCTCACCTTCTTTCAGGTTTCCTTTATTAATCAGTGCTTCATATGCAGTTGAGAACACAATACCAACACCGCAGCCTTCATCAAAGCTCACACCTTTTGGTTTGTGACATACAAAATGTTCTGGAGCAGTAACGTGAGATGCTAAACATCTTGTTCCCAAAGCAATGACTTCATCACCAACACTGAAGTTTGTGACCTGACTTCCAATGTCTTCAACATATCCTGAACATTCCAACCCAAGCTCTTCTCCATCTGACAGATCCTTCAGCATACCCATTGTTGACATGACATCCTTGAAGTTAAAAGCAGCAGACTTCACCTGGATTCTGACCTCATTTGGCTTCAGCTGTTGAAGATGTTGCTCACAATATACAAGACTATCCACAGATCCTGTTCCATTTGCTGCAAGATACCAATTTTCAGGGTTTCCAGTATTTGATGGCAAAACATCAACTCTTGTCACTCGTGGTACATGCAGTTTACCATTTTCGATGCTGTACTCACGATCAGTCAAGTTGTCTGCACATAACAGTTTCTCCAAAGTTT
Proteins encoded:
- the LOC121390449 gene encoding xyloside xylosyltransferase 1-like produces the protein MAVVRMFCRLVKGSRALQVLLVAFVAFLLYAFYVWKNANTFTTITKMIYSDVEPRLKPKHPESIDLSFLQQLHDDTDVLTDSGDDDGDSQFEHDDEIYVIITFSKAKQNYALQNKFRTCVSSMFYQTRTRIMFYIIGDDVSQNIAENIMHEVSNNNSFQVMHLDVHLLAKKLNRTIFKMQKYFTKPGAYYSDPLFFLSLVIHRVMPLDLHRVIMLDSDLKFRSDINQLYRLFGEFKEENIIGIAREMQPVYRHTFWQYRKNNPGTRVGDPPPNGLTGFNSGVLLLDLDKMRKSDLYNSLIDSDAVFNLTEKFYFKGHLGDQDFFTLLSLDYENLFYILPCTWNRQLCEWWRHHGYADIFDEYFTCKSHINIYHGNCNTPFPV